Proteins encoded in a region of the Drosophila sechellia strain sech25 chromosome 2L, ASM438219v1, whole genome shotgun sequence genome:
- the LOC6614537 gene encoding caltractin, with protein sequence MSGKRLGSMVSSASVMHSSASISSRAKKSKKPKLPTFDLSLSQKVDIKKAFDLFDTQCTGFIETKELRVAIRALGFEPKKEDIKRMMDEIDKDKTGRIAFNDFLYLMRLKMAEKDSNQDMMKAFSFFDDDRTGGISFINLKRVAKELGEQLTDEELQEMIDEANVSGDGEVSKEEFLNLIKKTNLI encoded by the coding sequence ATGTCCGGCAAACGTCTTGGTAGTATGGTGTCCTCCGCCAGTGTAATGCATTCGAGTGCATCGATCTCCAGCAGGGCTAAGAAATCGAAAAAGCCCAAGCTGCCGACCTTTGACCTTTCGCTAAGTCAGAAGGTGGACATTAAGAAAGCCTTCGATTTGTTCGACACCCAGTGCACGGGCTTTATCGAAACCAAGGAGCTTCGCGTGGCCATTCGTGCCCTGGGATTCGAGCCCAAAAAAGAGGATATAAAGCGTATGATGGACGAAATCGATAAGGATAAGACGGGAAGGATTGCCTTTAACGATTTCCTATATCTGATGCGCCTAAAGATGGCGGAAAAGGACTCTAATCAGGATATGATGAAGGCCTTTTCCTTCTTCGACGACGATCGCACAGGCGGTATATCATTCATCAACTTGAAACGCGTGGCCAAGGAGCTGGGCGAACAGCTGACCGACGAGGAACTGCAGGAGATGATCGACGAGGCCAACGTTTCCGGTGATGGTGAGGTTAGCAAGGAGGAGTTCCTCAACCTCATCAAGAAAACCAATCTCATCTAA